TTCCCTTCGGCCTGACGAGTTCCCTAACGCTCCACAACGCTCTTTGACGTTTCCGGCAGCAAGCGGTCCACAGCGCTTGCAGCCAGTCGCTTCAAGAGATCCGGGGAATCTCCGGCCCGGGCGCGAATGGAAAGGCCGTGCAAAACCAGGGCCAGCTGCTGAGCGACCTCCTGAATGTCCTGCTCAGCCATGGCGCCGTTGGCCTCATACCGGATCAGGGAGGCAAAGCCGCGATCGGTCCGCGTCAAAACCTGCGAAAGCGCGGATTGAAAATCTGTGTCGTCCATTATCTCAGCGGGAAGGGTGGTGATCGCGAAACATCCATAGGCCGCATCTGTGTGAAACGATTTGCCGGTGTATAGATCGATTGCTGCGGACAAGATTTCCTTCATTCGCGCATTTGCGCCGGTCTGGGACAAGCCGGCCTCGCGAAGATGGATGTGCATCTGATCGGCAAATCGCTCGATAACCTTGAGATACATGGCTTTCTTGCTGCCGAACGCAGAATACAGACTTGGCCTGTTCAGCCCTGTTGCAGCGGCGATCTGATCGAGGCTGGTTGCGGCGTAACCGTGTCGCCAGAACACCTGCATGATCTGATCGAGTACGATCTCCTCGTCA
This genomic interval from Labrenzia sp. VG12 contains the following:
- a CDS encoding TetR/AcrR family transcriptional regulator, with amino-acid sequence MAAATGLNRPSLYSAFGSKKAMYLKVIERFADQMHIHLREAGLSQTGANARMKEILSAAIDLYTGKSFHTDAAYGCFAITTLPAEIMDDTDFQSALSQVLTRTDRGFASLIRYEANGAMAEQDIQEVAQQLALVLHGLSIRARAGDSPDLLKRLAASAVDRLLPETSKSVVER